Proteins encoded in a region of the Vitis riparia cultivar Riparia Gloire de Montpellier isolate 1030 chromosome 7, EGFV_Vit.rip_1.0, whole genome shotgun sequence genome:
- the LOC117919011 gene encoding RGG repeats nuclear RNA binding protein A-like isoform X1 produces the protein MSIINPFALLGDEEDDDVSTLVAHVASKAGAAAAVPRSLPPSVKKAEEPKFPVKQTDSGRGERGRGRGGRGRGSGRNGLDGNGIEQSGNKRADGFQRSYGGSNGYQRSSGGSNGYQNNNDEVGGNQRNYGGANGYQRNRGTGNGYQWNYGRDSYGNAVDERRHGGGGGERVLNENHEPEDSNQIKIENEQIKSQGQNDDDDGGWEQVNKYHGKGYGRGSQSLKDGEKTFRNGNRTGGDKRGYGGGNNGFRSGEGQFNGRREELNHEKCDMLNNFEKEGDLSKKEEGDSHETKEGDHGNKEHEINDNNNSGGPEGNITATTEVSNGAEPGQGKLAPETRKDADERKRAAVERQNQMTLGEYEKQLLEKRKNLPALQKTEGKRVIFDKEFESMQRIEKKKEDSLFIKLKTENDKLKRNGSFDKEEKVHKAISIDEFLKPAEGGRRPPRRRWREEREREKARPEEEIQADSVEAAPAPAPAPCIEDQFQFPVLGGALKH, from the exons ATGTCGATCATCAACCCGTTCGCTCTCTTGGGCGACGAGGAGGACGACGATGTCTCCACCCTCGTCGCCCACGTCGCCTCCAAGGCCGGTGCTGCGGCCGCCGTCCCCCGGTCACTGCCGCCGTCGGTGAAGAAGGCGGAGGAGCCGAAGTTTCCGGTGAAGCAGACTGATTCTG GGAGAGGTGAAAGGGGCCGAGGAAGAGGAGGTCGCGGTCGTGGTTCAGGAAGGAATGGTCTGGATGGGAATGGCATTGAACAATCTGGGAACAAGCGTGCTGATGGTTTTCAAAGGAGCTATGGAGGATCTAATGGTTATCAGCGGAGTTCTGGTGGATCTAATGGTTATCAGAATAATAATGATGAGGTTGGTGGTAATCAGAGGAATTACGGGGGTGCAAATGGTTATCAGAGGAACCGTGGAACTGGAAATGGTTATCAGTGGAATTACGGGAGGGATTCTTATGGAAATGCTGTTGATGAAAGGAGGCACGGTGGGGGTGGTGGAGAAAGAGTATTGAATGAAAATCATGAGCCTGAGGATAGtaatcaaatcaaaattgaaaatgaacaaattaaaaGCCAAGgacaaaatgatgatgatgatggtggttGGGAACAGGTGAATAAGTATCATGGTAAAGGATATGGAAGAGGGAGCCAATCCTTAAAAGATGGTGAGAAAACATTTAGAAATGGGAATCGGACTGGTGGTGATAAAAGAGGATATGGCGGGGGAAATAACGGATTCAGGAGTGGAGAGGGTCAGTTTAATGGTAGACGTGAAGAACTGAATCATGAAAAATGTGACATGTTGAATAACTTTGAAAAGGAGGGTGACCTCTCCAAAAAAGAGGAAGGTGATAGCCATGAAACAAAGGAGGGCGATCATGGTAATAAAGAGCATGAAATCAATGACAATAACAACAGTGGCGGGCCTGAAGG GAATATAACTGCGACTACTGAAGTATCCAATGGTGCTGAGCCTGGACAGGGAAAACTTGCACCAGAAACAAGAAAGGATGcagatgaaagaaaaagggcTGCAGTGGAAAGACAAAAT CAAATGACTTTGGGAGAATACGAGAAGCAGCTTCTTGAAAAGAGGAAAAACTTGCCAGCCCTACAAAAAACCGAGGGAAAAAGAGTCATCTTTGACAAGGAATTTGAATCGATGCAACgaatagagaagaagaaagaggacAGCCTTTTCATCAAGCTG AAGACTGAGAATGACAAGCTTAAAAGGAATGGTAGCTTTGACAAGGAGGAAAAAGTTCACAAG GCTATAAGCATTGATGAATTTCTGAAACCAGCTGAAGGTGGGAGGCGGCCACCAAGGAGACGATGGCGTgaagagagggagagggagaagGCTAGGCCTGAGGAAGAAATCCAGGCAGATTCGGTGGAGGCTGCCCCTGCTCCTGCACCTGCACCTTGCATTGAAGATCAATTCCAGTTTCCGGTGCTTGGAGGAGCTCTGAAGCACTAA
- the LOC117919011 gene encoding RGG repeats nuclear RNA binding protein A-like isoform X2, translated as MSIINPFALLGDEEDDDVSTLVAHVASKAGAAAAVPRSLPPSVKKAEEPKFPVKQTDSGRGERGRGRGGRGRGSGRNGLDGNGIEQSGNKRADGFQRSYGGSNGYQRSSGGSNGYQNNNDEVGGNQRNYGGANGYQRNRGTGNGYQWNYGRDSYGNAVDERRHGGGGGERVLNENHEPEDSNQIKIENEQIKSQGQNDDDDGGWEQVNKYHGKGYGRGSQSLKDGEKTFRNGNRTGGDKRGYGGGNNGFRSGEGQFNGRREELNHEKCDMLNNFEKEGDLSKKEEGDSHETKEGDHGNKEHEINDNNNSGGPEGNITATTEVSNGAEPGQGKLAPETRKDADERKRAAVERQNQMTLGEYEKQLLEKRKNLPALQKTEGKRVIFDKEFESMQRIEKKKEDSLFIKLTENDKLKRNGSFDKEEKVHKAISIDEFLKPAEGGRRPPRRRWREEREREKARPEEEIQADSVEAAPAPAPAPCIEDQFQFPVLGGALKH; from the exons ATGTCGATCATCAACCCGTTCGCTCTCTTGGGCGACGAGGAGGACGACGATGTCTCCACCCTCGTCGCCCACGTCGCCTCCAAGGCCGGTGCTGCGGCCGCCGTCCCCCGGTCACTGCCGCCGTCGGTGAAGAAGGCGGAGGAGCCGAAGTTTCCGGTGAAGCAGACTGATTCTG GGAGAGGTGAAAGGGGCCGAGGAAGAGGAGGTCGCGGTCGTGGTTCAGGAAGGAATGGTCTGGATGGGAATGGCATTGAACAATCTGGGAACAAGCGTGCTGATGGTTTTCAAAGGAGCTATGGAGGATCTAATGGTTATCAGCGGAGTTCTGGTGGATCTAATGGTTATCAGAATAATAATGATGAGGTTGGTGGTAATCAGAGGAATTACGGGGGTGCAAATGGTTATCAGAGGAACCGTGGAACTGGAAATGGTTATCAGTGGAATTACGGGAGGGATTCTTATGGAAATGCTGTTGATGAAAGGAGGCACGGTGGGGGTGGTGGAGAAAGAGTATTGAATGAAAATCATGAGCCTGAGGATAGtaatcaaatcaaaattgaaaatgaacaaattaaaaGCCAAGgacaaaatgatgatgatgatggtggttGGGAACAGGTGAATAAGTATCATGGTAAAGGATATGGAAGAGGGAGCCAATCCTTAAAAGATGGTGAGAAAACATTTAGAAATGGGAATCGGACTGGTGGTGATAAAAGAGGATATGGCGGGGGAAATAACGGATTCAGGAGTGGAGAGGGTCAGTTTAATGGTAGACGTGAAGAACTGAATCATGAAAAATGTGACATGTTGAATAACTTTGAAAAGGAGGGTGACCTCTCCAAAAAAGAGGAAGGTGATAGCCATGAAACAAAGGAGGGCGATCATGGTAATAAAGAGCATGAAATCAATGACAATAACAACAGTGGCGGGCCTGAAGG GAATATAACTGCGACTACTGAAGTATCCAATGGTGCTGAGCCTGGACAGGGAAAACTTGCACCAGAAACAAGAAAGGATGcagatgaaagaaaaagggcTGCAGTGGAAAGACAAAAT CAAATGACTTTGGGAGAATACGAGAAGCAGCTTCTTGAAAAGAGGAAAAACTTGCCAGCCCTACAAAAAACCGAGGGAAAAAGAGTCATCTTTGACAAGGAATTTGAATCGATGCAACgaatagagaagaagaaagaggacAGCCTTTTCATCAAGCTG ACTGAGAATGACAAGCTTAAAAGGAATGGTAGCTTTGACAAGGAGGAAAAAGTTCACAAG GCTATAAGCATTGATGAATTTCTGAAACCAGCTGAAGGTGGGAGGCGGCCACCAAGGAGACGATGGCGTgaagagagggagagggagaagGCTAGGCCTGAGGAAGAAATCCAGGCAGATTCGGTGGAGGCTGCCCCTGCTCCTGCACCTGCACCTTGCATTGAAGATCAATTCCAGTTTCCGGTGCTTGGAGGAGCTCTGAAGCACTAA
- the LOC117919181 gene encoding protein NUCLEAR FUSION DEFECTIVE 4-like yields the protein MVVGGGGSGRWAEVRALTLDVLAGRWFMAFASILIMFVASGANSTFGLYSNAIKSSLGYDQTTLNLLSFFKDLGANVGILAGLINEVTPPWVVLSISAAMNFFGYFMIWLAVTGKIPHPQLWHMCLYILIGSNSQSFATTGALVTCVKNFPESRGPVLGILKGYQGGLSAAIITQLFHALYANDTKALILLVAWLPAAISLPFLRIIRIMKPVRQMNELHVFYKFLYISLVLAGALMLLIILDKQLHFNQMEFGFSASLVFSLLFLPIVVVIKEELNLRTIKKQAVNEPSQQQPSALRTEPKRVSWFSDVFRSPERGEDYTILQALFSIDMCLIFLTTICGLGGTLTAVDNLGQIGTSLGYSTRSLSTFISLMSIWNYLGRVFSGFVSEIILTKYKVPRPVLLSLIQLLSCVGYLLMAFNLKNSIYIAWIIVGFCLGAQWPLLFAIISEIFGLKYYSTLFNFSSVASPIGSYLLNVRVTGHLYDQEARRQMAVLGIQRKPGEDLNCSGVECFKLAFIIITAVTFFGSLVSFVLVLRTREFYKSDIYNKFRPEEAEAVEMEMAVAGNVVSGSSAVKG from the coding sequence ATGGTGgttggtggtggtggtagtgGTCGTTGGGCTGAGGTCCGGGCCCTAACCCTAGATGTCCTTGCCGGCCGGTGGTTCATGGCGTTTGCATCCATCCTTATCATGTTCGTGGCCTCGGGTGCAAACTCCACGTTCGGCCTCTATTCAAACGCCATCAAGTCCTCTCTCGGTTACGATCAGACCACACTCAACTTGCTCAGCTTCTTCAAGGACTTGGGCGCCAACGTCGGCATCCTCGCCGGCCTCATCAACGAGGTCACGCCGCCGTGGGTAGTCCTCTCAATCAGCGCAGCCATGAACTTTTTCGGCTACTTCATGATCTGGCTTGCAGTCACTGGAAAAATTCCTCATCCCCAGCTCTGGCACATGTGCCTCTACATACTCATCGGCTCCAATTCTCAGTCCTTCGCCACCACCGGAGCCCTCGTCACCTGTGTGAAAAACTTCCCGGAGAGCCGCGGCCCGGTTCTCGGGATCCTGAAAGGGTACCAAGGAGGTCTAAGTGCTGCTATCATCACCCAACTCTTCCATGCCTTGTATGCCAACGacacaaaggctctaatctTACTTGTAGCTTGGCTTCCTGCTGCTATCTCCCTTCCATTTCTCCGGATCATTCGGATAATGAAGCCCGTTCGCCAGATGAACGAGCTCCATGTCTTCTACAAGTTCCTCTACATTTCTCTCGTTCTTGCGGGTGCTCTCATGCTCCTAATCATACTCGATAAACAGCTTCATTTCAACCAGATGGAGTTCGGTTTTAGCGCCTCCTTggttttttcccttctttttctcCCCATTGTTGTTGTTATCAAGGAAGAACTCAATCTCAGGACAATCAAGAAACAGGCCGTAAATGAGCCTTCACAACAGCAACCATCCGCCCTAAGAACGGAGCCAAAGCGAGTTTCTTGGTTCTCAGACGTATTCCGCTCGCCGGAAAGAGGCGAGGACTACACCATACTTCAAGCTCTTTTTAGTATAGACATGTGTCTTATATTCCTAACTACAATCTGCGGTCTCGGAGGGACTTTAACGGCTGTTGACAACTTGGGACAGATCGGTACTTCGCTTGGGTACTCCACTCGAAGCCTGAGCACATTCATTTCGCTGATGAGCATATGGAACTATCTCGGAAGAGTATTTTCCGGTTTTGTATCTGAAATCATCTTAACAAAGTACAAAGTCCCCAGGCCTGTGTTGCTCTCGTTGATTCAACTCTTGTCGTGTGTTGGATACCTTCTGATGGCCTTCAACCTCAAGAATTCCATCTATATTGCGTGGATAATAGTCGGGTTTTGCCTGGGCGCTCAGTGGCCATTGCTTTTCGCCATCATTTCTGAGATCTTTGGACTCAAGTACTACTCAACGTTGTTCAATTTCAGCTCGGTTGCGAGCCCGATTGGATCATATCTGCTAAACGTGAGGGTCACCGGTCATCTGTACGACCAAGAGGCAAGGCGGCAGATGGCGGTATTGGGAATCCAGAGGAAGCCTGGCGAGGACTTGAATTGCAGTGGGGTGGAGTGCTTCAAACTCGCCTTCATTATAATCACTGCCGTTACATTTTTCGGTTCGCTTGTGTCGTTCGTCCTTGTGCTTAGGACGAGAGAGTTTTACAAGAGCGATATTTACAACAAATTCCGGCCGGAGGAAGCTGAAGCAGTGGAGATGGAGATGGCTGTGGCCGGCAATGTGGTCAGCGGTTCTTCCGCGGTGAAAGGTTAG
- the LOC117917842 gene encoding uncharacterized protein LOC117917842 — protein sequence MAVFVRSKRVTDPLDDRVKARIVGRDSVPVSSGSSSDAEEDSPCLSDLVYGFLEDCAEAQTSEMELGSENDDDDSSPFDPTEVVASLLYPTANVDRYRTLLFSHVSKAVGSLSCPRSNKAAIRRSVAAVLRDLGHNAAVCRTKWDGSGGLTAGNYEFIDVLRSEKRYIVDLDFAGEFEIARPTDQYKRLIQTLPRVFIGKSEDLKKIVKLTCDAAKRSLKSRGLHLPPWRKNRYMQNKWFGPCRRTATPSPPLAPASTEFTVKCRSVGFDAVSDGRFFVRTR from the coding sequence ATGGCGGTGTTCGTGAGATCGAAGCGAGTCACTGACCCGCTCGATGATAGAGTGAAAGCGCGAATCGTCGGCCGTGACTCAGTCCCCGTCAGCAGCGGCAGTAGCAGCGACGCCGAGGAAGACTCGCCGTGCCTCTCCGATCTCGTCTACGGTTTCCTTGAGGACTGCGCCGAAGCTCAAACGTCCGAGATGGAATTGGGTTCCGAGAACGACGATGACGACTCTTCGCCGTTCGATCCCACAGAGGTGGTTGCGTCTCTGCTTTATCCGACGGCCAATGTCGATCGGTACCGTACATTGCTTTTCTCGCATGTCTCCAAGGCCGTGGGCTCGCTCTCGTGTCCGAGATCAAACAAGGCGGCGATCCGGCGGAGTGTCGCGGCGGTGCTCAGAGATCTCGGCCACAATGCGGCGGTGTGCCGCACCAAATGGGACGGCTCGGGCGGGCTCACCGCCGGGAACTACGAGTTTATCGACGTCCTCAGATCGGAGAAACGCTACATCGTGGACCTCGACTTCGCCGGCGAGTTCGAGATCGCAAGACCGACCGATCAGTACAAGCGTCTCATCCAAACACTGCCTAGGGTTTTCATCGGTAAAAGCGAGGACTTAAAGAAGATCGTGAAGCTAACGTGCGACGCGGCTAAGAGATCGCTGAAGAGCAGAGGGCTTCACCTGCCACCCTGGAGGAAGAATCGATACATGCAGAACAAGTGGTTCGGGCCTTGCCGGCGTACCGCCACACCAAGCCCGCCTCTAGCGCCGGCATCAACGGAGTTCACCGTGAAATGCCGGTCAGTGGGGTTCGACGCCGTTTCGGACGGCCGTTTCTTTGTGCGTACAAGATGA